AGGAACTTAGGCTAAATTTTGGGAGTCAGGTGGGTTCTGGGAAATAACAAAGGATGATAGCTCAGGCCACCCACGTACAGTGAGTGGGTTAAGGTCAGGAGAGTGAGGTGACAGCCTTTTGGTGGAGAGGCATATCTCAAGGGGAAGACAAAGGGGAGAAAAGGGCTGGAGAATGGAACATCTGGGGTTTTCTCAATAAGCCACAACTAGGTCTTACCTTCAGCCTTAGAACTCCAGTTTGGGTAAACACTTGAAGAAAAGTATTGGTGCAGGCCAGAATCTTATCTCTTCTTAATAAATTGTGAAGAAAAGCCCAGGATTCTTACACCTCTCTCCCTCATCCTCGCACTCTTCCCCAGATTGACGTCTGACAAATAGCCAGAAATGAGACTCACACATCCATACCCAGAGTCAAGAGGTGGATCCCAGCTGCAGGCACCCATACACACACTAGCTTCAGCCATgcccttttattatttattttattgagacaGGTGGATGGTGGTTAGTGGTGAGGGGTTCCCACACCCCCACTGCAGTGTTGCAGGACAACTCAGCAGCTCTCATGTTCACTGGGGTAGACATCCCAGTGGAAGCCAATGGCATTGATAATGGATCGGCCAGATTGGCCACTGATGAATCGTAGCACAGTGTTGGGGTACGAGGGGACAGCTTTGAAACTCGTGCCTCTGTCTTTCCCAAAAGTCAAGAAGTGGGACTTGTCAGTCACAAAGACCAGCTTTCTCAGGTGGTTCTTGTACTTTCCTGACACCTGGACCACTGATTCCCCAGGGTACAGAAAGATCTCCTTCAGGTCTCCCAGTTTGCCACCCACATAATCGCTCCACACCTTGCCGTAGCACACCTGGAGACTAggggcaggggtgaggagggaaggaagggagacacTGAGTAAGGTGATCAGAATTCAGGACCTCTTGGCCCACAGGCTGAGACCTTCAGACTGGTGACAGGGATGACAAAACCCCTGCCAGTCCCACAGAATGTGAGGGTTGGCTAAGCCCTCGGAGATCATACATGGAACTTCAACTCCTCATTTTGCTGACAAACAGGCTCAC
The DNA window shown above is from Kogia breviceps isolate mKogBre1 chromosome 14, mKogBre1 haplotype 1, whole genome shotgun sequence and carries:
- the ZG16 gene encoding LOW QUALITY PROTEIN: zymogen granule membrane protein 16 (The sequence of the model RefSeq protein was modified relative to this genomic sequence to represent the inferred CDS: substituted 1 base at 1 genomic stop codon) yields the protein MISGGIRVNVHFLLSSHSSPRMLTVAFLALLCASASASEIQARFSSFSGEYGGHGGKRFSHSGNQLDGPITAIHGXVNRYYIVGLQVCYGKVWSDYVGGKLGDLKEIFLYPGESVVQVSGKYKNHLRKLVFVTDKSHFLTFGKDRGTSFKAVPSYPNTVLRFISGQSGRSIINAIGFHWDVYPSEHESC